The following proteins come from a genomic window of Sardina pilchardus chromosome 13, fSarPil1.1, whole genome shotgun sequence:
- the trmt9b gene encoding probable tRNA methyltransferase 9B, with protein sequence MEDAACQLERDHVHNVYEKIAPYFNDSRYKAWPRVRQFLLELEPGSIVADVGCGNGKYLHINENVFKLGCDVCRPLVESAWNQGYEVQLCDSLRLPYRDGCFDAILSIAVIHHFSTKERRIRAIKEMARTLRMGGRMMIYVWAMEQKRRKFEKQDIFVPWNPNLPSCPNCDQTLSRCRAQGEGLECGSHNGDWCEKHRKVKSTSFMLDEEESPASSQPRTQRLWFFSRSLDSVLDFRSLTVSQSNSQELHAECPPTEERDGDGARSVSWSRGGNFIRQVSSLFSSRSSLEEDIFGSVTDLRAGQRSTEKNDGSAMTQSVSLVQECSSMPLPDLVSYQKDMQFEEGEGSGHQSQENRDPLQKLEDRCVETYCKSEGGENLMRYYHVFRHGELTELIENNVKELHVLQTCLDHANWCVVAEKVKA encoded by the exons ATGGAAGACGCAGCCTGTCAGCTTGAAAGAGACCATGTGCACAATGTTTATGAGAAGATTGCACCTTACTTCAATGACAGTCGTTACAAAGCCTGGCCTAGAGTGCGTCAGTTTCTTCTGGAACTGGAGCCAGGTAGTATTGTGGCCGATGTGG GCTGTGGTAATGGAAAGTATCTCCACATTAATGAAAATGTCTTCAAGCTGGGGTGTGACGTATGCCGCCCACTTGTGGAATCTGCCTGGAACCAAGGATATGAGGTTCAGCTCTGTGATAGCTTGCGCCTTCCCTACCGTGATGGCTGTTTTGATGCCATTCTTTCCATAGCAG TCATTCATCACTTTTCCACCAAAGAGCGGCGTATTCGCGCAATAAAAGAGATGGCCCGTACACTACGGATGGGAGGACGTATGATGATCTACGTGTGGGCCATGGAGCAGAAGAGACGGAAATTTGAAAAGCAGGACATCTTTGTACCCTGGAACCCCAACCTGCCATCCTGTCCTAATTGTGACCAAACCCTCAGCAGATGCAGAGCTCAGGGAGAGGGCTTGGAATGTGGTAGTCATAACGGTGATTGGTGTGAAAAGCACAGGAAAGTGAAGAGCACCTCCTTCATGTTGGATGAAGAAGAGTCTCCCGCTTCCTCCCAACCTCGAACACAGAGACTATGGTTTTTCTCCAGGTCTTTAGACTCAGTATTGGACTTCAGAAGCCTCACTGTTTCTCAATCCAATTCACAAGAACTCCATGCAGAATGCCCCCcaactgaagagagagatggtgatggTGCCAGGTCTGTCTCATGGAGCAGGGGAGGAAACTTCATACGGCAGGTTTCTAGTCTTTTCTCTTCAAGGAGCAGTTTAGAGGAAGACATTTTTGGTTCTGTCACAGATCTCCGTGCAGGCCAAAGGTCAACAGAAAAGAATGATGGTTCTGCTATGACACAATCAGTCTCCTTAGTCCAAGAGTGTTCATCCATGCCACTACCTGACCTAGTGTCTTACCAAAAGGATATGCAGtttgaggaaggagagggaagtGGCCACCAGAGCCAAGAGAACAGAGATCCCTTGCAAAAACTAGAAGACAGGTGTGTGGAAACATATTGTAAgtcagagggaggagaaaactTAATGCGGTACTACCATGTCTTCAGACATGGGGAACTAACTGAACTAATTGAAAATAATGTCAAGGAGCTTCATGTTCTGCAGACCTGCTTAGATCATGCAAACTGGTGTGTGGTTGCAGAAAAGGTGAAAGcttga
- the hdac12 gene encoding uncharacterized protein SYNPCC7002_A1628 isoform X2, translating to MRKFPKILQILLKDNVISDNQVWAPTLVSEKLLGLVHTEDYLSKFINGKTDEKEQKRTGFLWSQGIVQRCRYEVGGTLLAAELALNRGLACSTAGGTHHAFPSYGSGFCLLNDLAVAARSLIAGSGKKKVLIVDLDVHQGDGTAYIFKNEPNVFTFSAHSGKNFPLRKENSDLDISIEDGVEDKEYHSIVQTHIPWLLDTFRPDLVLYDAGVDPHWDDELGRLRLTDQGLYHRDLYVIKMAIGRGIPIATVIGGGYSRDIDKLALRHSIVHRAATKVWNEYGL from the exons GTCTGGGCCCCAACATTAGTTTCTGAGAAACTGTTAGGACTTGTGCATACAGAGGACTACCTTAGCAAATTCATAAATGGGAAAACTGATGAAAAGGAGCAAAAGCGAACAGGCTTTCTCTGGAGTCAGGGCATAGTGCAACGCTGCAGGTATGAAGTGG GGGGCACACTCTTGGCAGCTGAACTAGCACTGAACAGAGGGCTGGCTTGCAGCACAGCAGGAGGGACCCACCATGCTTTTCCCAGCTATGGCTCTGGCTTTTGCCTCCTCAATGACCTGGCCGTGGCAGCACGCTCTTTGATTGCAGGCTCTGGAAAGAAGAAGGTTCTCATCGTGGACTTGGATGTGCATCAG GGTGATGGTACagcatatatatttaaaaacgaACCCAATGTTTTCACATTCTCTGCGCACTCTGGCAAAAATTTCCCACTGCGGAAAGAGAACAGTGACCTGGACATCAGTATAGAGGATGGTGTGGAAGATAAAGAGTATCATTCAATAG TTCAGACACATATACCTTGGTTGCTGGACACCTTTCGGCCTGACCTTGTTCTCTATGATGCTGGAGTTGATCCTCATTGGGATGATGAACTAGGACGACTTCGATTGACAGACCAGG GTCTTTACCACAGGGACCTGTATGTCATCAAGATGGCGATTGGGAGAGGAATACCTATAGCCACTGTTATTGGTGGAGGTTATTCAAGGGACATCGACAAACTAGCACTCCGCCACTCAATTGTCCACAGGGCCGCAACAAAG gtCTGGAATGAATATGGGCTGTGA